The Candidatus Desulfofervidus auxilii DNA segment GGGCGGGCTTTAGCCTATGTGATAAAAAAACACTCCCACCGCCATAAAGTAATAATCGGAAAAGACACCAGACTTTCTGGGTATATGATTGAGACTGCTTTAAGTGCAGGTATTTGCAGTATGGGTGTAGATGTATTTTTGATTGGCCCCTTACCTACTCCTGGTATTGCCTTCCTTACCACTAACATGCGGGCTGATGCGGGGGTGGTAATTTCTGCCTCTCATAACCCTTATGACGACAATGGGATTAAATTTTTTGCCAGAAATGGATTTAAATTGCCTGACGAAATGGAGATAGAGATAGAAAAACTGGTTTTGGCTAAAAATAACTATATAGATACTATCCGGCCCACAGCCACAGAGATTGGAAAGGCATTTAGAATAGAAGATGCCATTGGCCGATATATTGTATTTTTAAAAAATACCTTACCCAAAGGAATGTTATTTGATGGATTGAAAATGGTCTTGGATTGTGCTCATGGCGCAGGTTATAAAGTAGCTCCTATGGTTTTTTCGGAATTGGGGGCTAAATTGACTCTCATGGGAGTAGCCCCAGATGGCACTAATATCAATAAGGAGTGTGGTGCCCTTTATCCTGAGGGAGTGGCAAAAAAGGTAAAAGAGACAGGAGCAGACCTAGGATTGGCCTTAGATGGAGACGGAGATAGAGTAATATTAGTAGATGAAAAAGGTAATATTGTGGATGGAGATAAAATTTTAGCCATTTGTGGAAATTATCTTAAAAAGCAAGGGAAACTCAAACATGATACCATTGTGGGCACGGTTATGTCTAATTTTGGTTTAGAGCTTTTTTTAAAACAACATGGTATTAGATTGATTCGCACCCCGGTAGGTGACAGATATGTCACTGAAGCATTATGTGCTAGTGGTAGCACTATTGGTGGTGAACCTTCTGGCCATGTCATTTTTTTACACCACCATACTACTGGAGACGGCATTCTCACTGCCTTGCAAGTAATTGCCATCATGCTAATGGAAGATAAACCACTTTCCCAGCTGTGTTCCATTATGAAACCATTACCTCAAAAAATGATAAATATAAAGATAAAGGAAAAACACCCTTTTGAAAAAAATCCGGCAATAACTGAGGCTGTAAACAAGGCTCAAAAAACATTAGCTGAGCAAGGGAGGATAGTGCTACGTTATTCAGGCACAGAACCAGTAGCCAGGGTGATGGTAGAAGGTAAAGATGGTCATTTGGTAGAGGAATTAGCTAACCACCTGGCAGAAGTGATTCAAAAACATATGGGTGTTTAAAATGCTATTAGCCTTAGATATTGGTAATCTTCACACTGTCCTGGGATTATTTAGCGATGGTATATTAAAAGCAGTATGGCGTATTCGCACCCAGCATGATTTTACTGCTGATGAATTGGCTATAAAGATTAAATCCCTTTGCGAACTTCATAATTATAAGTTCCAAGAAATCAATCATATAGCTATTTCTTGTGTGGTGCCACCTGTTCTAAATGCTCTAATTCTTTTAAGCAAACTATATTTTCATACCAAACCTTTTATAATTAGCCCAGGAATAAAGACAGGACTTTCGCTTCATTATGATAATCCCAAAGAATTAGGAGCAGATAGAATTGCTAATGCAGTTGCTGCTTATGAAAAATATCATTGTTCTTTAATCATCATTGACTTTGGCACGGCTATTACCTTTGAATATATTTCCGGCAAAGGTGAATATAAAGGAGGTATTATTGTTCCCGGAATTCAAATTGCAGCAGAAGCACTATTTTTTCGTGCCTCTAAGTTACCTAAGATAGAAATGTTTATTAAACCACCCCAAGTAATAAACCGAAATACCATTGAAGCCATGAATGCGGGATTAATTTATGGTTATGCTGCTTTAACCGAAGGGCTTATTCAGCGAATAAAACAAGAAATATCAGAAAGACCTATGGTGATTGCTACAGGAGGGTTTGCTCCTCTAATAGCCACCGAGGTAAGAGGTATTGATAAAATTGAAGAATACCTAATATTAGAAGGTTTACGCATCCTTTATGAAAAAAACAATCCTCGCACTGAATTAGTTTAAATTGGTAAATAGGCCAACCAATTAACCCATTTTAAGATAGAGCTTAATAAGCTACCTCATTGACAAACAAACAAATTATATATACCCATTATCCATGCAAGCAGGATGGTTAGAGATAAATTTAAAGGCCATTGGTAACAATCTGAAAGAAATAAAAAAAATAATAGGGAAAAATGTCAAAACCATGCCTGTGGTTAAAGCCAATGCCTATGGTCATGGGCTGGTACCGGTGGCTAGAAAATTAGAAGAAGTAGGAGCTGATTTTTTAGCTGTAAGCTATATAGAAGAAGGCATTAAACTCAGAAAAGCCGGGATAAAAATGCCTAT contains these protein-coding regions:
- a CDS encoding type III pantothenate kinase, coding for MLLALDIGNLHTVLGLFSDGILKAVWRIRTQHDFTADELAIKIKSLCELHNYKFQEINHIAISCVVPPVLNALILLSKLYFHTKPFIISPGIKTGLSLHYDNPKELGADRIANAVAAYEKYHCSLIIIDFGTAITFEYISGKGEYKGGIIVPGIQIAAEALFFRASKLPKIEMFIKPPQVINRNTIEAMNAGLIYGYAALTEGLIQRIKQEISERPMVIATGGFAPLIATEVRGIDKIEEYLILEGLRILYEKNNPRTELV
- the glmM gene encoding phosphoglucosamine mutase, with translation MAKLFGTDGIRGKANVWPMSTEVVMQVGRALAYVIKKHSHRHKVIIGKDTRLSGYMIETALSAGICSMGVDVFLIGPLPTPGIAFLTTNMRADAGVVISASHNPYDDNGIKFFARNGFKLPDEMEIEIEKLVLAKNNYIDTIRPTATEIGKAFRIEDAIGRYIVFLKNTLPKGMLFDGLKMVLDCAHGAGYKVAPMVFSELGAKLTLMGVAPDGTNINKECGALYPEGVAKKVKETGADLGLALDGDGDRVILVDEKGNIVDGDKILAICGNYLKKQGKLKHDTIVGTVMSNFGLELFLKQHGIRLIRTPVGDRYVTEALCASGSTIGGEPSGHVIFLHHHTTGDGILTALQVIAIMLMEDKPLSQLCSIMKPLPQKMINIKIKEKHPFEKNPAITEAVNKAQKTLAEQGRIVLRYSGTEPVARVMVEGKDGHLVEELANHLAEVIQKHMGV